A stretch of DNA from Bactrocera neohumeralis isolate Rockhampton chromosome 6, APGP_CSIRO_Bneo_wtdbg2-racon-allhic-juicebox.fasta_v2, whole genome shotgun sequence:
AAGGATTTGTGTATTTAAATGTCATTAAATTGAACATAAATAACGTATGCGTTTAAAACCAGCTACtccaacaaaatttatatttccttatttattacttaccatatgtattttcattgcGTGCAGTGAATCGTGTAGTGTTTGATAGGTAGGTTTACCCCAACTACTCTGTTTGGTCACCAAATAATAAATGAAGCGCGACTTGTCCTGCAAAATTGCTACGCCGCCTGGCTTGACATTTTGCTGCTTTAGTTTGGGTATTTGaccgaatttatttctaaaaagttTGCAATATAATTAGAGAGCTTTTCATTCAGTCATACGTTAATAAATTAACTGCTACTCACCTAAATTTTACAGCAATTCCTTTGCCAAGTCTCATATCGGCTGCTACACAATGCGCCATTGAATATTTCTCATTCGCGCAAAACAAGTCGCCAGTAATTTCCTTAATTTGACAGATAGACATGTTTTTAAAGGTTTccgaatatttaaatttaaattaattttttttgtaaatcaaaTACATTATAATTATTCACTGGATTCCCGCGAAACTTATTGAGATGAGAGAGTATCGATATTGTTATCGATAGTAATTCTTTCTtgaatttataaagaaataattgtGCTATTAATAACAGAATTCAAGAAgggcagacatttttataaactaaataattatatataacttTAAGAGAAGTCAATCTATATAAAACATCTAATTAAATGTGTAATAAATTACGTTTCCAATTGGAGAGAGTAAACCGAGTGAAAGGTGATATGCATAATTACCCAAATAATGCTAAAAAACAATTGGGCTGAAAGGAAACAAatgatatattttataactaTACTTTCCTGATCATGCAATATTAACATTGTGAAgatttattctaaaatattccaatataaaacatttgtttaGTTTAAtgcactaaaataaattttcttataataatttttttttatgtaccaCCCTGTTATAGAGTGTGTATTCAGCACTTTCCTAACATTTCCTAAATGCCTATTTGACAATCCGCCAACGGCAACTGACTTCATTATTGAAATGGCGTTTCCTGGTTCTTTTCGTCATCGTTGTCAACAGAAAAAGGTGAGCATTTATAAAGTTTCGGCGAGTACATCAGTTGGCACGTGGAAGATGTAGCAAAAAGTGTAATAACCTATACTGGATATTCCTGTGTGTGGTGCAATATGGACAGCAACTTCCTAATCATTGGTAATTGGcttttacaataaataatcGCACGTGTTTGACGCAAAATGTGGGTTGGGTTCCCGTGTCAACTGGTGTTATAATTAATTTCCATGATGATCGAATTAACAGAAGAGTTCTTGAAGACTATAATTCATCACCCAAGACTGATAGCAAACTAATAATTTCCTATTTATATCGGCATTTAGCAGTTCAACaagtaatttatttaacatttgtgTTTTCAGACTCGAGATGGCCACCACATCGCCTCATCTTAACTGGTTGATCATCCGCAACAACAACTCCTTCCTCTTGAAGAAGCGTGATGTGAAGAAACCTTTCAGCACTGTAAGTAGCTAATTGAACATATAATTTAGCTTAGTTATATAGAATTTAGTGATGTTATATTAATTCACAATGATATTTGAATACGATATGATAGGAACATAACCAAACTGATATCGTTTTGTTAATCAAAGctaatatttgtttgaaatttcactaaattttattttcccttaTTAGGAGGCCAACAATTTGACCAATGTGAGCTCCTTCCGCTACAGCGGCTTGGTACACAAGAAAACCGTTGGTGTTGTACCGGCTGCCGACAAGAAGGGATTCTCGGTCGTTTTGAAGAAGGGCAAATATGCTCAACGCCCCGCTAAGAACACAGTTCGTGTTTCATTCAAGTCAGGTCCCAGACGATCATTGAAGAAACTGAGGAACCTTTTGACCGGTGCTAAATACCGCAAGGACTTGACACAGGTAGGTTCGAGACAATATGTCTAACGTAAAATAGTTTATTATGATGATAccttattttttttgctacacaCCAAGATCGCAGAATGATTATGTTGAGAAACCAATCTGATTGAACacattaaaattgtgttatacgaTATATATGCGGCCATCTTCTAAACTgttctatttttgttttcaggCTGCTCTCCGCCGTGCGTCTGCCGTGCTTGCATCGCAAAAGGCTGCCCCAgctaaaaatgtaaagaaacctgaataaatataaaaaaatcaattttgtgaATTGagtttgtatttataaatgttgaataaaacataaataatttgtaattctGTAATTCACTACACAAAATATGGCACGAAAAGTCCCGTTCTCATGATGGACAATTAGggattattttaattgttacaaaaaataaagtacTGAATGAAAGTGAAACCTTTCttttattgcaataattttagGGAAGTTTAGTCGTTTCAAGAAATTCTTTTAGGAAAGGCCACCTGACCCGTCTATTTAGAAACATTCGGACCATATCCACACGTGCTCGCATAAGCCAAATGAATACGGGTTTTTTATGTAGAAATCGGGTCTCATACCAAAGATTGTGTCTTAGGAGTAAACTAAGTTCGTTGCACACGTCAAAAAGGGTACTTAGTGGAATGATCCCGATGTTCTCTCTCGCCTCTCTCTCTTGTCTCGTCTCGAGGCAAGAAAGGAAATCTGAATCGTGAATTCATGTTTCACAGGCAATTGAGactcttgttattgttgccatTGTCCATACGCTGTGTGGCTGGCAAGACGCAATATCATACAACGAGCTGTTTCACAGGGGTAGGCCCGTGGAGATGTTGAATAAGTAGGTTTCATAGGGAGTCGATTCAATAGCTCTTGTGCGGATAAAATACAGGTCAATTTCGAAGGCGTGTAATCGGTCGTTGGGGGTTTTGAACTTCAGCTCTGCATTTTCTGTAGCTGATTATTTGATACATATTAGATCGGCTTTGTATTAGGTGACCATACTGGTgtggctagcgacttgaggattttgctttattctttggcaataatcgcgaggagtgaaggagcacaggCTGTCGAGTATAACACCTAAAATCTTGGGTTAATTGACATGAAATTTTAACGCCATCTACTTCAATATTAAGGTCAggtctgtactccttcgtccagtttgtgaatatggtcgctgtggttTTAGTGTGGCAGAGTTTTGAGTTCCGTGCAGCAGAAATTGAGAAAGGATAGCCGTTTACTTTTTAGTACATGCcttcgattccattgcccgacgtcgTGAGCGTGCAATTATCAGCGTATGAAGTGATTGAAATTCTCTCTGTTTTTACCTGGAAACAGTACGAATGATTGTCGACTGCTCAGATCGTTCATAGACCACCTCTTCAACCATGTATTTTTCGATGTCCTCAAGTAGCGTTGAGGACAGAGCGTCAAAATCGCTTGGAATGATGAACATGCATAACGAATAGGCGCCAATATCATAGTTTTCGAGTTTTTTCGAACTGTTGGATGCATATTTGCCTTTAGCTTTCTTATTTGTCTCAAGAGCAATTCCTTCGAAGCATATGAAGGCATCGCTTTTTGACCAAAACTTTGAATTGTCAGGGCCATAACTACAGTGGCCTCCCCGTGGATATATTCTTCGAAACGTGGTTCTCAAATGAGCTGAACATTATCATCTCCGAAGTCAGACTGTTCATTGAGTATCGGCTCGTGGTCACCAACAAATGTAGGTCCTTTTCCATTTCCtgatttgcaatattttcctgtttttctTCCGTCAATTCACGTCGCATGTTGACCAAATAAATCGACAATTCCTTCTAAGTTTAAAGTGAGATTTGCACTGCAGTTTGAGGTGTACTGTACCCTCCCATCTTGCAAACAGATCCACATATCTCCAGCACTCTTCTAAATCTCAGGATCTTCCTACTCcctactcgtatatacatatgtatacaagagCCTAGGATGTACGCAGATCTAAGAGGTTATAATCTCCCAGTAACAGCTTTGGATCTCCATTCTCTTCTTCTCTCCAAACAGCTACGTTATGATGTGGGAATCCATCGCGGAAAAGGTTTCCGGGTTTACCATCCTAGAAGTTACTACGGAGTGAGCAAATACGTTAGTCAGTTCAGTAGCTTTGTACCCGACACGCGGATAAGGTGAACTCGGTAGCAGACTGACAGGCTACCTTTACACACACTCCCAAACGTCTAGCGATTTACCTCGTAAGATGAGATCGCACCGAGTGCCGCCTGATTATCACTATACGTGCATTAGGATAAGT
This window harbors:
- the LOC126763531 gene encoding ADP-ribose glycohydrolase OARD1 isoform X2, giving the protein MSICQIKEITGDLFCANEKYSMAHCVAADMRLGKGIAVKFRNKFGQIPKLKQQNVKPGGVAILQDKSRFIYYLVTKQSSWGKPTYQTLHDSLHAMKIHMIIWIRDIFLTAKHFLEDFQEVFYRNDGTQCFYFY
- the LOC126762058 gene encoding 60S ribosomal protein L28: MATTSPHLNWLIIRNNNSFLLKKRDVKKPFSTEANNLTNVSSFRYSGLVHKKTVGVVPAADKKGFSVVLKKGKYAQRPAKNTVRVSFKSGPRRSLKKLRNLLTGAKYRKDLTQAALRRASAVLASQKAAPAKNVKKPE
- the LOC126763531 gene encoding ADP-ribose glycohydrolase OARD1 isoform X1, coding for MSICQIKEITGDLFCANEKYSMAHCVAADMRLGKGIAVKFRNKFGQIPKLKQQNVKPGGVAILQDKSRFIYYLVTKQSSWGKPTYQTLHDSLHAMKIHMLKNEIYKLAIPRIGCGLDGLVWQKVKDLLQEVFKDTPIEILVYNYVP